From Humibacter ginsenosidimutans, a single genomic window includes:
- a CDS encoding ABC transporter substrate-binding protein, with translation MRGQSNFGAPVSGVSRRDVLKFGGAAALSFAAVPLLAGCSSGGSSGGSSGPGSITFGSNYSDPAPKSAFGDLTKAATKSTGVKIDVNTVDHNTFQNNITSYLQGTPNDLFTWFAGYRMQVFADQGLIEPIDDVWDKIGKNFPDSAKALSKGTDGHYYIVPIYNYPWVVFYNKSTFQEKGYEIPTTWDQMITLCKKMQSDGLIPFAFGQQDGWPALGTFDIINLRLNGFEYHMKLMQHKVPWTDSKVTDVFNKWAELMPYVQPGATGRIWQDAVKTLEAKKAGMMFQGTNQVAAQYVTDNADLDDLDFFVYPEIDPTWGQDYMDAPADGFCLAKKAKNVDPAKKVLEYIGTGQAEAAYLKNDKWDVALANDADVPSYNAIQKKSVEVIKACKNVAQFLDRDSDPGFADNTVAAAVDKFINSPTPATIKSIQSSLEAQAKTVFTAQH, from the coding sequence ATGCGCGGTCAGAGCAATTTCGGTGCCCCGGTCTCCGGTGTCAGCCGACGAGATGTTCTCAAGTTCGGCGGGGCTGCTGCCCTGAGTTTCGCCGCCGTTCCCCTCCTTGCCGGCTGCTCCAGCGGTGGGAGCAGCGGCGGCTCGTCCGGTCCCGGCAGCATCACGTTCGGATCGAACTACTCCGATCCGGCGCCCAAGTCGGCGTTCGGAGACCTGACCAAGGCCGCGACGAAGTCGACGGGCGTGAAGATCGACGTGAACACCGTCGATCACAACACCTTCCAGAACAACATCACGTCGTACCTGCAGGGCACGCCGAACGACCTGTTCACGTGGTTCGCCGGCTACCGCATGCAGGTGTTCGCCGACCAGGGCCTGATCGAGCCGATCGACGACGTCTGGGACAAGATCGGCAAGAACTTCCCGGACTCGGCCAAGGCGCTCTCGAAGGGGACCGACGGCCACTACTACATCGTGCCGATCTACAACTACCCGTGGGTCGTGTTCTACAACAAGAGCACGTTCCAGGAGAAGGGCTACGAGATCCCGACCACCTGGGATCAGATGATCACGCTCTGCAAGAAGATGCAGAGCGACGGGCTCATCCCGTTCGCGTTCGGTCAGCAGGACGGTTGGCCTGCACTCGGAACGTTCGACATCATCAACCTGCGCCTGAACGGCTTCGAGTACCACATGAAGCTGATGCAGCACAAGGTGCCGTGGACCGACTCGAAGGTCACCGACGTGTTCAACAAGTGGGCCGAGCTGATGCCCTACGTGCAGCCCGGCGCCACCGGTCGCATCTGGCAGGACGCGGTCAAGACGCTCGAGGCCAAGAAGGCCGGGATGATGTTCCAGGGCACCAACCAGGTCGCCGCGCAGTACGTCACCGACAACGCGGATCTGGACGACCTCGACTTCTTCGTGTATCCGGAGATCGACCCGACGTGGGGCCAGGACTACATGGATGCTCCCGCAGACGGTTTCTGCCTCGCGAAGAAGGCGAAGAACGTCGACCCGGCGAAGAAGGTCTTGGAGTACATCGGCACCGGACAGGCCGAAGCCGCCTACCTGAAGAACGACAAGTGGGACGTCGCCCTCGCCAATGACGCGGATGTTCCGTCGTACAACGCGATCCAGAAGAAGTCGGTCGAGGTCATCAAGGCCTGCAAGAACGTCGCGCAGTTCCTCGACCGCGACAGCGACCCCGGATTCGCCGACAACACGGTCGCCGCAGCGGTGGACAAGTTCATCAACAGCCCCACGCCGGCCACGATCAAGTCGATCCAGTCCAGCCTTGAGGCGCAGGCGAAGACCGTCTTCACCGCTCAGCACTGA
- a CDS encoding DUF488 domain-containing protein — MTTLFTIGHSDHPLEEFLGILTSVGIEAIVDVRKLPGSRAQPQFDEDVLSAASARAGIEYRHEASLGGLRPVSKTVPPEENGYWRNRSFHNYADYALSAEFADALGRLRDEGHDRRIAVMCAEAVWWRCHRRIIADHLLASGEAVDHVMGDARLQHAVLNPGAVVGADGALTYPQPV; from the coding sequence GTGACCACGCTGTTCACGATCGGCCACTCCGATCACCCGCTCGAGGAGTTCCTCGGCATTCTCACGTCGGTCGGCATCGAGGCGATCGTCGATGTGCGCAAACTGCCCGGGTCGCGCGCGCAGCCGCAGTTCGACGAAGACGTGCTCTCAGCCGCGTCGGCACGGGCGGGAATCGAGTACCGGCACGAGGCATCCCTCGGTGGCCTGCGACCTGTGTCGAAGACCGTGCCGCCCGAGGAGAACGGCTACTGGCGCAACCGCAGCTTTCACAACTACGCCGACTACGCGCTGTCCGCGGAGTTCGCGGATGCCCTCGGCCGGCTCCGCGACGAGGGCCACGATCGCCGCATCGCGGTGATGTGCGCGGAGGCCGTGTGGTGGCGCTGCCACCGGCGCATCATCGCCGACCACCTGCTGGCATCCGGTGAGGCCGTCGACCACGTCATGGGCGATGCGCGTCTGCAGCACGCCGTGCTGAATCCCGGCGCGGTCGTCGGCGCGGACGGCGCCCTCACCTACCCGCAGCCGGTGTAG
- a CDS encoding alpha-galactosidase: protein MIDRVHLRRAGVSLLLDLRDGDARIVHWGADLGEQIPGLAALEPSVPHSASDEPAAVSLLPQAARGWRGTPGTAGDRGSRDYSLRLVLQDAVADDARAELTLVDANAGIQVRATLALEPSGLLLVDQELTNTGETAYRVGALDVTLPLPSQATEALDLTGRWSREKHPQRKGIDQGTWTRTGRHGRTGHDSTLVIAAGTPGFGWRSGEVWAVHLGWSGDHTSRVERAGDGQKVLAVGELLHSGELVLEPGESYRAPRAFAAYSGSGLDGVSERFHEWVRARAGHPSTPRPVMLNTWEAVYFDHDLEVLRQLADAAADLGVERFVLDDGWFLGRRSDNAGLGDWFVDPDVWPQGLTPLIETVNSRGMQFGLWVEPEMINEDSELARTHPDWISGPGDRVPLRWRHQQVLDLVNPDAWQYIYDRLDALLTEYPIAYLKWDQNRDQPELGHDGRSSTHDQTLAAYRLFDALRAAHPDVEIESCSSGGGRVDLGILERTDRVWASDTNDALERQTIQRWTGLVLPPEIVGAHVGPATSHTTGRTHALSFRAITALFGHFGVEWDVRGLSDAEREELRRVIAFYKANRELIHTGRSVRVDRPDDTDSAYGVVAPDGSRALFAYVTLATSPDEAPGKLRVPGLDPDALYRVSLALPLDRHGFAGRALPSWLDDGQVTMSGRALEAIGLAMPLLRPERAILLEVAAQ from the coding sequence ATGATCGATCGCGTCCACCTCCGTCGTGCGGGTGTCAGCCTGCTGCTCGATCTGCGTGACGGCGATGCTCGCATCGTGCACTGGGGCGCCGACCTCGGCGAGCAGATTCCCGGCCTCGCCGCGCTCGAGCCGTCCGTGCCGCACTCCGCGTCGGACGAGCCGGCTGCTGTGTCGTTGCTGCCGCAGGCCGCCAGAGGTTGGCGGGGCACGCCGGGAACGGCAGGCGATCGCGGATCACGCGACTACTCGCTGCGGCTCGTGCTGCAGGATGCCGTCGCCGACGACGCGCGCGCCGAGCTGACGCTGGTGGACGCGAACGCGGGCATCCAGGTGCGCGCCACGCTCGCCCTCGAGCCGAGCGGGCTCCTGCTCGTCGACCAGGAGCTGACGAACACGGGCGAGACCGCGTACCGGGTCGGCGCGCTCGATGTCACGCTGCCGCTCCCGTCGCAGGCGACGGAGGCGCTCGACCTCACCGGGCGCTGGTCGCGCGAGAAGCATCCGCAGCGCAAGGGCATCGATCAGGGCACCTGGACGCGCACCGGCAGACACGGCCGCACCGGACACGATTCGACGCTGGTCATCGCTGCAGGCACACCCGGCTTCGGCTGGCGTTCCGGCGAGGTGTGGGCGGTGCACCTGGGCTGGAGCGGCGACCACACCAGCCGCGTCGAGCGAGCGGGCGATGGGCAGAAGGTGCTGGCCGTCGGCGAGCTGCTGCACTCCGGCGAACTCGTGCTGGAGCCGGGGGAGTCGTACCGCGCGCCTCGCGCGTTCGCGGCATACTCCGGCTCGGGACTCGACGGGGTGAGCGAGCGCTTCCACGAGTGGGTGCGGGCCAGGGCGGGGCATCCTTCGACGCCGCGACCCGTGATGCTCAACACCTGGGAGGCGGTCTACTTCGACCACGACCTCGAGGTGCTGCGTCAGCTCGCGGATGCCGCGGCCGACCTCGGCGTCGAGCGGTTCGTTCTCGACGACGGCTGGTTCCTCGGCCGGCGCAGCGACAACGCCGGTCTCGGTGACTGGTTCGTCGACCCCGACGTGTGGCCGCAGGGGCTCACCCCGCTGATCGAGACGGTGAACTCCCGCGGCATGCAGTTCGGGCTGTGGGTCGAGCCCGAGATGATCAACGAGGACTCCGAGCTCGCCCGGACGCATCCCGACTGGATCTCGGGTCCCGGCGATCGCGTGCCGCTGCGCTGGCGTCACCAGCAGGTGCTCGACCTGGTCAATCCGGATGCCTGGCAGTACATCTACGACCGCCTCGACGCGCTCCTCACGGAATACCCGATCGCGTACCTCAAGTGGGACCAGAACCGCGACCAGCCCGAGCTCGGACACGACGGACGATCGTCCACGCACGATCAGACGCTCGCCGCCTATCGGTTGTTCGACGCGTTGCGCGCTGCGCATCCGGACGTCGAGATCGAGAGCTGCTCGTCGGGCGGCGGGCGCGTGGACCTCGGAATCCTGGAGCGCACCGACCGGGTGTGGGCATCCGACACGAACGACGCGCTCGAACGCCAGACCATTCAGCGCTGGACCGGCCTCGTGCTGCCGCCCGAGATCGTCGGAGCGCACGTCGGCCCTGCCACGTCGCACACCACGGGTCGTACGCACGCGCTGTCGTTCCGTGCGATCACTGCCCTGTTCGGGCACTTCGGCGTGGAGTGGGACGTGCGCGGGCTCAGCGACGCCGAGCGCGAAGAGCTGCGCCGGGTGATCGCGTTCTACAAGGCGAACCGCGAGCTCATCCACACCGGGCGGTCCGTGCGTGTCGACCGGCCGGATGACACCGACAGCGCGTACGGCGTGGTCGCGCCCGACGGATCGCGCGCCTTGTTCGCCTACGTGACACTGGCGACCTCGCCCGACGAGGCGCCCGGCAAGCTGCGCGTGCCAGGGCTCGACCCCGATGCCCTCTACCGGGTCTCCCTCGCGCTTCCGCTCGACCGGCACGGCTTCGCCGGCCGCGCGCTGCCGTCCTGGCTCGATGACGGCCAGGTCACGATGAGCGGTCGCGCGCTCGAGGCGATCGGACTCGCGATGCCGTTGCTGCGCCCGGAACGGGCCATTCTGCTGGAGGTGGCGGCGCAGTAG
- a CDS encoding carbohydrate ABC transporter permease translates to MTETEKQAALGPDAASAAPTPRRRRRALRLTKRDRVLLIVLLGIPLLADLAFVWFPAVTSVVLSFTSWNGVGAIQPWVGTQEYKFAFTVDPQFWPAVLHNIIWVLVFGLIATPLGMLFAVILDRNLKGSRIYQSVFFLPVMLSLALIGIIWELMYSQNYGLINTLLGRTGSDAINWIGNPDLNLWAVLVAASWRQVGYVMILYLAGLKGVDASLREAAQIDGANPWQTFWRVIFPVLKPINIVIIVITVIESLRAYDIIYIMSHGTVLPGLELLSMLVTQYIIGQTTRIGYGSALATVLLVIALVPIIIFLVQSFRKDEKA, encoded by the coding sequence ATGACTGAAACCGAGAAGCAGGCGGCACTCGGGCCCGATGCCGCTTCTGCGGCGCCGACTCCTCGTCGGCGCCGCAGGGCGCTGCGGCTGACGAAGCGGGATCGCGTCCTGCTCATCGTGCTGCTGGGCATACCGCTGCTCGCCGACCTGGCGTTCGTCTGGTTCCCGGCGGTGACGAGTGTCGTGCTGTCCTTCACCAGCTGGAACGGCGTCGGTGCGATCCAGCCGTGGGTCGGAACCCAGGAGTACAAGTTCGCGTTCACGGTCGACCCGCAGTTCTGGCCCGCCGTGCTGCACAACATCATCTGGGTGCTCGTGTTCGGCCTGATCGCGACCCCGCTCGGCATGCTGTTCGCGGTCATCCTCGATCGCAACCTCAAGGGCAGCCGCATCTACCAGAGCGTGTTCTTCCTGCCCGTGATGCTCTCGCTCGCCCTGATCGGCATCATCTGGGAGCTGATGTACTCCCAGAACTACGGCCTGATCAACACGCTGCTGGGCCGAACGGGCTCCGATGCCATCAACTGGATCGGCAACCCCGACCTGAACCTCTGGGCCGTGCTCGTCGCGGCGTCATGGCGTCAGGTCGGCTACGTCATGATCCTGTACTTGGCAGGGCTGAAGGGCGTGGATGCCTCGCTGCGCGAAGCCGCGCAGATCGACGGCGCCAATCCGTGGCAGACCTTCTGGCGGGTCATCTTCCCGGTGCTCAAGCCGATCAACATCGTGATCATCGTGATCACCGTGATCGAGTCGCTACGGGCCTACGACATCATCTACATCATGAGCCACGGCACGGTGCTGCCCGGCCTCGAGCTGCTGTCGATGTTGGTGACGCAGTACATCATCGGCCAGACGACGCGCATCGGGTACGGATCGGCGTTGGCCACGGTCTTGCTGGTCATCGCGCTCGTTCCGATCATCATCTTCCTCGTTCAGTCCTTCCGGAAAGACGAAAAGGCATGA
- a CDS encoding DUF2945 domain-containing protein produces the protein MTRRYEVGDHVRWNSEAGWVSGHVVAVHTADFDYKGHTHRASPDDPQYEIASDKTDHIAAHKGSALHPFDES, from the coding sequence ATGACGAGACGGTACGAGGTGGGCGACCACGTGCGGTGGAACTCCGAGGCCGGCTGGGTCTCCGGGCACGTCGTCGCCGTGCACACGGCGGACTTCGACTACAAGGGCCACACCCACCGTGCCTCGCCCGACGATCCGCAGTACGAGATCGCCAGCGACAAGACGGATCACATCGCGGCGCACAAAGGCAGTGCGCTGCATCCGTTCGACGAGTCGTGA
- a CDS encoding glycoside hydrolase family 2 TIM barrel-domain containing protein yields the protein MSASLEGSTAAAWRHPQLTSIGREPMHAVARTTRFDGRAPDDVLDLDGTWRFQLLPSPDGEPSDDWRDITVPGAWSLQGTDDLPQYLNIRMPFPSSPPTVPEENPTGVYRRTFRVPQEWDGRRIVLSVGAAESVLLARVNGTQVGVSKGSRLAAEFDVTALVHAGDNELELTVVKWSDASFIEDQDQWWLGGITRGVRLYTTGRVFLRDVRAIADYDAASGDGRLEVQALVGSPQDATPAGLSVRVRLRAGDAAWQSEASVSTRALVDPEEGHAQELLAQVPTGANVFSLHGRNAARLPLPEPERSLAAAATWANLPAPHGRAAVSIDVPGVAPWSAETPALHDLTVELVDADGVVLDSTDLRVGFRRVEIIGRDLLVNGRRIWLQGVNRHEFDPHTGRTLSRETIASELANLKRWGFNAIRTSHYPNDPAFYDLADEYGFYVIDEADLETHDWAWSLCDDPAYLNQFVDRVSRLVLRDKNHACVIIWSLGNEAGSGVNQDAAAGWVRGYDSTRPVHYEGAIARDWFGGHAQTDIVCPMYPPIDAIVGYGRDERGDRPLIMCEYSHAMGNSNGSFDDYWAAIRSTPGLQGGFIWEMKDHGLDPDGDGRYRYGGDFGDEPNDGNFCIDGLLFPDGSPHPAIQEMRRVFSPIEVVSDADAARAGSLRLLNRQTFSSLDGLTLEATVSRVDGTASDAVLLDAIAGPGETAAVTLPSELVHALTSGGVLALRIAVRTASEQAWAPAGTELAVLEVRVGEAPTLRLAALAQRADADDRKDAPHAELPERAQRVEGAHPVSVDAEGVVEHPVFAAGPRLQFWRALTDNDKSIPTWQRLEATGLRDATRRVESVDRAVEQDADALTVTAHYVTLGGEVIPHTQRVTAAGDALVFEETVTIPPSLRDIPRIGIEFALVPGFEHVTWVGDGPHETYPDRRSSGLLGRWESTVDALQTPYIRPQENGGRTGVTEATLSDGARSVVLRFGEGVLFTASHQSVADLENTAHSWALLRREQTIVRADIAHRGLGTASVGPEPLAPFLVEPGTYSWSWSLAVR from the coding sequence ATGTCCGCGTCACTCGAGGGATCGACGGCGGCCGCGTGGCGGCATCCGCAGCTCACGTCGATCGGACGTGAGCCGATGCACGCCGTCGCCCGCACGACCCGGTTCGACGGCCGGGCCCCCGACGACGTGCTCGATCTCGACGGCACATGGCGGTTCCAGCTGCTGCCGAGCCCCGACGGCGAACCGAGCGACGACTGGCGCGACATCACGGTGCCCGGGGCGTGGTCGCTGCAGGGCACAGACGACCTGCCGCAGTACCTGAACATCAGGATGCCCTTCCCCTCTTCTCCCCCGACCGTTCCGGAGGAGAATCCCACCGGCGTCTACCGCCGCACGTTCCGGGTGCCGCAGGAGTGGGACGGGCGCCGCATCGTGCTCAGCGTCGGCGCGGCGGAGAGCGTGCTGCTGGCGCGCGTGAACGGCACGCAGGTCGGTGTCAGCAAAGGCAGCAGACTCGCCGCCGAGTTCGATGTGACCGCGCTCGTGCACGCGGGCGACAACGAGCTCGAGCTCACCGTCGTGAAGTGGTCGGACGCGAGCTTCATCGAAGACCAGGACCAGTGGTGGCTGGGCGGCATCACGCGCGGGGTGCGGCTCTACACGACGGGACGGGTGTTCCTGCGCGACGTGCGCGCCATCGCGGACTACGACGCGGCATCCGGAGACGGCAGGCTCGAGGTGCAGGCCCTTGTGGGGTCGCCGCAGGATGCCACCCCCGCGGGGTTGAGCGTTCGCGTGCGGCTGCGCGCGGGCGATGCTGCGTGGCAGAGCGAGGCATCCGTGTCGACCAGAGCACTCGTGGACCCCGAGGAGGGACACGCGCAGGAGCTGCTCGCCCAGGTGCCGACCGGCGCCAACGTGTTCTCGCTGCACGGCCGGAACGCGGCGCGCCTGCCGCTGCCCGAGCCCGAGCGCTCGCTCGCCGCGGCGGCGACCTGGGCCAACCTGCCCGCCCCGCACGGTCGGGCGGCGGTCTCGATCGACGTGCCGGGGGTCGCGCCGTGGAGCGCTGAGACCCCGGCGCTGCACGACCTCACCGTCGAGCTCGTCGACGCGGACGGCGTGGTTCTCGACTCCACCGACCTGCGCGTCGGATTCCGCCGGGTGGAGATCATCGGCCGCGACCTGCTCGTCAACGGGCGCCGCATCTGGCTGCAGGGTGTGAACCGACACGAGTTCGACCCGCACACCGGACGCACGCTGAGCCGCGAGACGATCGCGAGCGAACTCGCGAACCTCAAGCGCTGGGGCTTCAACGCCATCCGCACGTCGCACTACCCGAACGACCCGGCGTTCTACGACCTGGCAGACGAGTACGGGTTCTACGTGATCGACGAGGCCGATCTCGAGACGCACGACTGGGCGTGGTCGCTATGCGACGACCCCGCCTACCTGAACCAGTTCGTCGATCGGGTCTCGCGGCTGGTGCTGCGCGACAAGAACCACGCCTGCGTCATCATCTGGTCGCTGGGCAACGAGGCGGGATCCGGCGTGAACCAGGATGCCGCGGCCGGCTGGGTGCGCGGCTACGACTCCACGAGACCCGTGCACTACGAGGGCGCGATCGCCCGCGACTGGTTCGGCGGGCACGCGCAGACCGACATCGTGTGCCCGATGTATCCGCCGATCGACGCGATCGTCGGATACGGCCGAGACGAGCGCGGCGACCGCCCGCTCATCATGTGCGAGTACAGCCACGCGATGGGCAACTCCAACGGATCGTTCGACGACTATTGGGCCGCGATCCGCTCCACACCGGGTTTGCAGGGTGGATTCATCTGGGAGATGAAAGACCACGGTCTCGATCCCGACGGCGACGGGCGCTACCGCTACGGCGGTGACTTCGGCGACGAGCCGAACGACGGCAACTTCTGCATCGACGGACTGCTGTTCCCCGACGGGTCTCCGCATCCGGCGATCCAGGAGATGCGGCGCGTGTTCTCGCCGATCGAGGTGGTATCGGATGCCGACGCCGCCCGTGCGGGCAGCCTGCGCCTGCTCAACCGCCAGACGTTCTCATCGCTCGACGGCCTCACACTCGAGGCGACGGTGTCGCGCGTCGACGGCACCGCGTCTGACGCCGTGCTGCTGGATGCCATCGCCGGGCCGGGCGAGACCGCCGCCGTGACGCTGCCCTCCGAACTGGTGCACGCGTTGACGAGCGGGGGCGTGCTGGCGCTGCGCATCGCCGTGCGCACCGCGAGCGAGCAGGCGTGGGCGCCGGCGGGCACCGAGCTCGCCGTGCTCGAGGTGCGCGTGGGCGAGGCGCCGACGCTTCGACTCGCTGCGCTCGCTCAGCGAGCGGACGCCGACGATCGCAAGGACGCACCCCATGCGGAGCTGCCTGAGCGAGCGCAGCGAGTCGAGGGGGCGCACCCGGTCTCCGTCGACGCCGAGGGAGTCGTCGAGCACCCGGTGTTCGCCGCGGGTCCGCGGCTGCAGTTCTGGCGTGCTCTGACCGACAACGACAAGTCCATCCCGACGTGGCAGCGGCTGGAGGCGACAGGACTGCGCGACGCGACCAGGCGCGTGGAGTCCGTCGACCGGGCCGTGGAGCAGGATGCCGACGCTCTCACCGTCACCGCGCACTACGTCACGCTCGGCGGCGAGGTGATCCCGCACACGCAGCGTGTGACGGCTGCGGGAGACGCACTCGTGTTCGAGGAGACCGTGACGATCCCGCCGTCGCTGAGAGACATCCCGCGGATCGGCATCGAGTTCGCTCTCGTGCCCGGCTTCGAGCACGTGACCTGGGTCGGCGACGGGCCGCATGAGACGTATCCCGATCGCCGCTCCAGCGGGCTGCTCGGGCGGTGGGAGTCCACCGTCGACGCCTTGCAGACGCCGTACATCCGGCCGCAGGAGAACGGCGGGCGCACCGGGGTGACCGAGGCGACGCTGAGCGATGGAGCCCGCAGCGTGGTGCTGCGGTTCGGGGAGGGCGTGCTGTTCACGGCATCCCACCAGAGCGTGGCCGACCTGGAGAACACGGCGCACTCCTGGGCGCTGCTGCGGCGCGAGCAGACCATCGTGCGCGCCGACATCGCCCACCGCGGGCTGGGCACCGCGTCGGTCGGTCCCGAACCGCTGGCGCCGTTCCTGGTGGAACCCGGCACCTACTCCTGGAGCTGGTCGCTGGCGGTTCGGTAG
- a CDS encoding carbohydrate ABC transporter permease — MTTISSTQASTAATTSGGKRRAGGVRPGRIAAHTFMIIMAFAWVLPLLFALYISFRPISSTAKYGYVSLPIGGLTFANYVNAWTQGEIGHYLINSAIITIPAVLITLLFASAVGFVISQVKMRGRLVLLIIFTAGNLLPQQALITPLYRIFLSIPLPNWLSSSGLMYDSLFGLIVINVTFQLGFCVFVLSNYMTTIPGELYEAALVDGASLWRRFWNVTLPICRPALAALGTLLTIWIYNDFFWATVLMSTGSKRPITSALNNLQGQFVSNQNVIAAAALIAAVPTLIVYLVLQRQFVAGLALGATKG; from the coding sequence ATGACGACCATCTCCAGTACGCAGGCATCCACTGCGGCCACGACGAGCGGCGGAAAGCGGCGAGCGGGAGGGGTGCGGCCCGGCCGCATCGCAGCCCACACGTTCATGATCATCATGGCGTTCGCATGGGTGCTGCCCCTCTTGTTCGCGCTGTACATCTCCTTCAGGCCGATCAGCAGCACGGCGAAATACGGGTACGTCTCGCTGCCCATCGGCGGTCTCACCTTCGCGAACTACGTGAACGCGTGGACCCAGGGCGAGATCGGGCACTACCTCATCAACTCGGCGATCATCACGATCCCCGCCGTGCTGATCACGCTGTTGTTCGCATCCGCCGTCGGATTCGTCATCTCGCAGGTGAAGATGCGCGGCCGTCTCGTGCTGCTGATCATCTTCACCGCGGGCAACCTGCTGCCCCAGCAGGCGTTGATCACCCCGCTGTACCGCATCTTCTTGAGCATCCCGTTGCCGAACTGGCTCTCGTCGAGCGGCCTGATGTACGACTCGCTCTTCGGCCTGATCGTCATCAACGTGACCTTCCAGCTCGGGTTCTGCGTCTTCGTGCTCAGCAACTACATGACGACCATTCCAGGGGAGCTCTACGAGGCCGCGTTGGTCGACGGAGCCAGCCTGTGGCGACGGTTCTGGAATGTGACGCTCCCGATCTGCCGGCCGGCTCTTGCCGCGCTGGGCACCTTGCTCACGATCTGGATCTACAACGACTTCTTCTGGGCGACGGTTCTCATGTCGACGGGCTCGAAACGCCCGATCACGTCGGCGTTGAACAACCTCCAGGGGCAGTTCGTCAGCAATCAGAACGTGATCGCCGCCGCCGCGTTGATCGCCGCCGTGCCGACGCTCATCGTCTATCTCGTGCTGCAGCGTCAGTTCGTGGCCGGTCTCGCGCTCGGGGCCACGAAGGGCTGA
- a CDS encoding DeoR/GlpR family DNA-binding transcription regulator: MLAAARQSAIVTRARERGTVRVTELASQFGVSEMTVRRDIDVLVTGGLLERVHGGATLPGGGLSTDEPGFESKIVREEQEKLAIAREAASLVRPGSAIGISAGTTTWRLASLLSNAPLDCTVVTNSVQVASVLFPRAGNGQGNVILTGGERTPSDALVGPIAISALRQLHLDYLFLGVHGMDENEGFTTPNLLEAETDRAFVGAARRVVVLADHTKWGTVGMSTIAELHEAAVVISDDGLSKHAQEVLSARAGELRIVESKGKP, from the coding sequence ATGCTGGCAGCCGCGCGTCAGAGCGCCATCGTCACCCGTGCCCGAGAACGCGGAACCGTTCGCGTCACCGAACTCGCCTCGCAGTTCGGGGTGAGCGAGATGACCGTGCGTCGCGACATCGACGTGCTCGTGACGGGCGGACTGCTCGAGCGGGTGCACGGCGGAGCGACGTTGCCGGGAGGCGGGCTCAGCACTGACGAGCCGGGCTTCGAGTCCAAGATCGTGCGCGAGGAGCAGGAGAAGCTCGCGATCGCCAGGGAGGCGGCATCCCTCGTGCGCCCCGGCAGCGCGATCGGCATCAGCGCAGGCACCACGACGTGGCGACTCGCCTCCCTGCTGTCGAACGCGCCGCTGGACTGCACCGTCGTCACGAACTCGGTGCAGGTGGCCAGCGTGCTGTTCCCGCGCGCGGGCAATGGCCAGGGCAACGTCATCCTCACCGGGGGCGAGCGCACCCCGTCGGATGCCCTGGTCGGCCCGATCGCCATCTCCGCTTTGCGTCAGCTGCATCTCGACTATCTCTTTCTCGGTGTGCACGGCATGGACGAGAACGAGGGCTTCACCACGCCGAACCTGCTCGAGGCGGAGACCGACCGCGCGTTCGTGGGCGCGGCGCGGCGGGTGGTGGTGCTGGCCGACCACACCAAGTGGGGCACGGTCGGCATGTCGACCATCGCGGAACTGCACGAGGCCGCCGTCGTCATCAGCGACGACGGGCTGAGCAAACACGCGCAAGAAGTGCTGTCGGCGCGGGCCGGCGAGCTGCGCATCGTCGAATCGAAAGGCAAACCATGA